The Trichocoleus desertorum ATA4-8-CV12 genome includes the window TCGTCGAGCGACGGCAGCTGTAGACAATGCCCAGCTTTACCAAGCCGCCCAAACCGCTAATCGGATGAAGGATGAGTTCCTGGCGATCGTGTCTCATGAGTTGCGATCGCCCTTGAATGCCATTCTGGGTTGGTCTCGCCTTTTACGCAATCGCACCTTTGACACTACTACCACCGCTCGCGCTTTAGAAACCATTGAGCGCAATGCCAAGTTGCAAACTCAGTTAATTGAAGATTTGCTCGACGTGTCACGGGTGATGCGGGGCCAACTGAAGTTACACCTGCATCAATTGGATTTAGTCGCGGTCATCGAAGCCGCCTTTGATGCTGCTCGCCCTTCGCTCGAATCCAAATCTATTCAACTGCAACTCATCTTCGATCAGCCCAGCAGTCTCATTTTGGGAGATAGCGATCGCTTACAGCAGGTGATTTGGAATTTGCTCGCCAACGCCATTAAATTCACCCCAACAGGCGGGCAGATCACGGTTAGTCTCCGTCACGCCGAAAAATCTGTAGAGATTCAAGTCACAGACACGGGCCAAGGCATTAGCCCCACCTTTCTGCCGCATGTGTTTGATCACTTTCGTCAAGCCGACAGTACTACAACTCGCTCCTACGGAGGTTTGGGGTTAGGTCTGGCGATCGTGCGGCATCTGGTCGAGCTACATGGAGGCCAAGTCAGAGCGGCAAGCCCCGGTGTGGGCCAAGGAGCTACTTTTACGGTCACCTTACCGCGCAACCTCCCCGCTACTGCCGAGTCAGACCTCATTCTAAGGCAATCGGCTGAAACCGTTGGCTCCCTGACTTCTAGCCCCAGTCTGTCGGGTTTGCGAATCTTGCTGGTAGATGATGATGCTGATACGCGAGAAGTTCTCACCACTGCGCTCGTGCAACAAGGTGCTGATGTGCAAGCTGTAAGCTCTAGCCGCGAGGCTTTGGCTGCTCAGTCCCAGTGGCAACCTCAAGTTTTAGTCAGCGACATCGGCATGCCCGACGAAGATGGTTACATCCTGATGCGACAGTGGCGAGTGGCAGAAAGAGAAGGAGAAGGTCGCCCTATCCCAGCGATCGCCCTAACAGCTTATGCTCAAGTGGAAGATCGTCAACAAGCCCTCGCTGCTGGATTTCAGCACCACCTATCTAAACCTGTGAATTTAGCAGAATTAATTAACTTGATTGCTAGCCTAGAAACATAGACTCGCAACCCTACAACTTGGCTGAGTCTGTAATCATTCCAATGAAGAGATAGGGAAAGGCAATCACTAGACTAAGATCGAGAGATTATTTTCAGCCCAGCACCACCTGTGCCTAGCCTGTACTGGTTGAATCAAATTCAACATCCGAGTCGTTTGTCGGTCGGCAACCAAGCCTTTTATCTGAGTCATCTCCTCCAGACTGGCTATCCTGTGTTGCCCAGTTTAGTTGTTCCCGCCCCAAGTTTCCAGGAGTTTATTGAATCTATCCAATGGCGAGAACCCTTTGCGGATATCGCTAGTTCTTCGTTGCACTTAAATGTAGACAACCCACAGCAACTGCAAGCGATCGCCCAGCACATTCGCCAAGAGATTACTACCACCGAACTCCCAGAGCGATGGCTAGAAGATCTGACAGAGGCTTTATCCCAGCTCCAGGAACAGCTACAGGCGACCACACTCATTTTGCAACCCTCGTTGGCCCTGAAACCACCTGGTGACAACCTACTCGCCCTAGAAGCCGCCGAGATTTTTGAGTCACATATTTGTCCAGCCAAACCAGAAGCCTTAGCGACAGGGCTGAAAAAAGTGTGGGCGGAGCTGTTTCGCGCCAAGAGTTTGTTGTACTGGAAACGGCTAGAAATTCCTTTAGAGCAAATTTGTTTAGCAGTGCTGATCCATCCGGTTTTACCTGCGATCGCTGCCGGAACGGTGCAAATCACTGACCACAATTTTTTGATTCAGTCTGCTTGGGGCTTAGAAACCGCGATCGCTTGGGGAGAAGCGACCCCAGATGTCTATGAAATAGATGCTGCCCAAGGCACTGTGCAAACCCAAACGCTTGGTAGCAAGACTTGTGCTCATACACTGCCCCAGCCACCCAGCTTTTTACCTTTTTTAGCCGACGCTAGTCAGACTTCTTTTCAACATCCCGATAGTTGTTTACAGGTGCATCTACTAGCTGAAGCCCAACAAAATCAATATGCCCTGCCTTCCTCAACGCTGCAATCACTGATTCAGCTTGCCCAGCGACTCAAAGCCGAGTTTAGTGCCACCTGCACCTTTAAATGGATGTTGGTTCAAGAAGCGACGGATATCTCCCCTAAACTGTATCTCACCCAAATCCACTTGCCAGTCCTGGAGCTAGCTCCAGCTACAGACTTGCTATCTACCTCTATCCCCGAAAAGGATATCCCCGAAAAGGATATACCTCCGCGATCGCAGACAGACACATTGACCCAGGAACCCCAATTGATCTTAAAAGGATTGGCGGCAGCTAGTGGGCAAGCGATCGCAGAAGCGTTGGTGATTGCCGAGACAGCCTTGCCTGACCAAATTCCTCCTGGTCGGATTTTAGTTGCCTCCAGCATTACTCCAGATTGGTTACCATTTCTCCACCAAGCTGCTGGATTGATTGCTGAACAGGGAGGTATGACGAGCCATGCCGCAATTCTGGCGCGAGAATTAGGCTTGCCTGCTATCGTTGGGGCGATCGCTGCCACCCATGTCATTCACTCCGGAGACTCCCTGCTCTTAGATGGTAGCCAAGGTGAGATTTATCGCCTAGTTGATTTCAGCTCCAGTCGCCACCCCACTGCTTCCCCCCTTCCCTTTGATCGAGCGACTACTCGACATCTTGAGGATGGCTCAATGAATCGCTCAGCCCCCGCCTTCCTCCCTGCTTCTAGTTCCACCGTAAGCGATCGTTTCTGGCCTGCGATCGCCACGCAACTGCTGGTGAATCTGAGTCAACTATCTTCGATTGAGCCAGTAAAAGCTCTACCTGTTGATGGTGTAGGGCTGCTTCGCGCCGAACTGATGCTGGTAGACGTTTTGGAACGTCAGCATCCCCTTTTGTGGTTGCAACAGGGACGACAACAAGAACTCGTAATGCGGATTGCAGCTCGAATTAGCCAATTTGCTAAAGCCTTTGCGCCCCGCCCCGTGTTTTATCGCTCACTCGATCTGCGCTCCCATGAGTTCCAGTCGCTAGAAGGTGGCAAGTTGATGCCCCCAGAAACGAACCCCATGCTGGGATTACGAGGAACATTTAGTTATTTGCTAGACTCCGCTCTATTTGAGCTAGAACTCACAGCCTTAGCGGAAGTGCAGCAGTCTGGGTGCAGCAATGTGCATTTGATGCTGCCGTTTGTCCGCACTGTAGAAGAGTTTTACTTTTGTCAGCAGCGGGTAGAGCAGATAGGCTTGACCCAGCAGGCTGAGTTTCAGCTGTGGATCATGGCAGAGGTGCCTTCGGTACTGTTTTTGCTGCCCGATTATGTGAAAGCAGGCGTCCAAGGAATTTCAATTGGCACTAATGACCTCACGCAACTCCTCCTGGGAGTCGATCGCGATCAATCAGAAATGGCTGCGGTTTTTAATGAAATGCATCCGGCAGTTCTACAGGCGATCGCGCAACTGATTCGGATGGCGCAACAAGCAGGTATCCCTTGCTCTATTTGTGGTCAAGCCCCAGCCCAATATCCCGATTTGGTCGATCACCTAGTGCGTTGGGGTATTACCTCTATTTCGGTTGATCCAGAGGCGATTGAACGCACCTATCGAGCGATCGCCCGTGCAGAACAAAGACTCTTACTAGCAGCGGCACGGCGACAGCTCGACTCGACTTCCTAGAGCTTCTGACCCGATCTAATGCTCTAGTTTGATGACAGTATTCTAGGCTACAAGCCAGATTACTTTAAAGAGGATTTTACTAAACACAAAAAAGTCTCCCTACTCGGCAAATGCTACAGCTAGGGAGATATTTGTTCATCGCATCCAACATTTCTCAATATTGGGATTTCTCAATATTGGGAATGGGAAATTACTTTAGCGAACATCAGTTCCCTGATTTGGCCCACCAATTACTTCCACTGGAGCGCCTGGATCTTCAGGTTCAGCACCATCACTAGGATCAGAATCGGATCGCTGACTGGTCATGCGATACCGTTCATCCAGCGGTGTATCACCCTCATCTGTAGTGGGAACATGAGTTTGAGTTCCAGGATTATCTTCAGGATCGGGGCGACCGGTTTCGGATCTGTTGTCGCGAGGGTCGGAGGGCATACTTGTACTCTCTTCAATATATAGGTGATGCTACAAGATTAGTCCTCGATTTTTCTCACCGTTTATACCTGGAGATAGGAGTGTCTCTATGACTAATTCGAGAGGGGATTTGGCATCAAGATGAGCTGAGTTGGTATGGCAGAATACAGTTTGACTTGATGAATTTTCCTTAACGTGTCTTGCCTGAAATATAGCCAGTTTCTCGCAGAAAACGGCGCAGCTCGGTAAAGTATTTTTGGCGATCGGGGCCTTTGTAAGCTTGTTGGACTCTTTGCCAACCGTCTTGTCCTTGGCCTAGCAAGTACTTATCTGCTAGGTAAGCAGCGAGCGGCCCCTTGCCATACTCCACGCCATCATTTTTGTGCTCTTGGAAGGTTTGCCACCAGTAGTAGGCATCGTCATAGATCACCTTGGGATATTGGCGGGTGACATCAACCAGTTTGCCTTGCCGATATTGCCAAATCTGGATCGGGTAGCCAGAGGCGGCGTAGCTAGTAAAGGCGTAAGCGAAAGCATCATTGCGCCCTTTAAACTCTGGAACACCATTGTTGTCTAAATCTTGCAACTCGTAACTGCCATTGCCCCACTCATAGCGCTCGTAGTTGTACGTTTGAGTCTTGGGATTGTAACGGTAGATCAGGGAGTAGGTGCAACAGTGTGCCCCACCCGTAAATAAATCAACTAACACTTCTGGCTCTGGGTTGGCATCCAAGTTACGCACTCGAAAGGTGTCCTGGGCATTTTGCTTAGCCCAATCTGTCCCTAGAGCCACTAGCGGCCAATTTCCCTCGCTGTCTGGTAAAGGTTGGTCGAGCAGTGTTTTGCCAGCACGGGTAATCTTGAGGCGTAGATTGTTGAATTGGGTAAAGTCAGTGTTGGCTTTTTGGTAAGAAAGTTCTGCTTTGACATTGCCTGCTTGAGTCGTTTTGGTGGTGGCAGTGGCCGCAGAGGCTGGCGCTAAAGCTACACCCAGAATTCCTAACCAGACTAAACCTCGACGCAGGCCAGAATTGAGCAAATTTTTCATTGTTAGAGTGTTGCAGGCTGATTTGGATGGCTGCTTGGTTGGGGGACTGCTTTGAAGTAGGTAAACTTCTTTACCTTACAGAATGCCCACATTCGGATACTGCTAGAGCAAAAGAGCTTGGCTGGCAACCGAACCTGTGAGGAAATCCATAAACGGGGCGATCGCGGTTGGTATCCTAACTTTTAACGTCAACACCTGTTGCTACAACTGCGTATCTGAAAGTCATGCCATCCTCTGATCCCACTGCTCCCCCCTCTATCCTCTCTGAGACCCGATCTTCCCTCCCCGTCATTGGGCTATTACCCGCAGCTGGTCAGGCAACTCGGATCGCACCGCTGCCTCTGAGTAAAGAGTTATACCCGATTGGGTTTCAAGCGGTGGCATCTGGGCAAAGTTTGCGACCTAAAGTCGTGAGTCAATATCTGCTGGAGCGATTGCAGCGAGCGGGCATCACCCAAACTTATTTCATTCTGCGGCCTGGTAAGTGGGATATCCCTGCCTATTTTGGCGATGGTTCGGCGCTGCCCATGCACTTAGGCTACTTAATCATGGGGTTGCCCTATGGCGTGCCCTACACCCTTGACCAAGCTTACCCCTTTGTTCAACATGCGATCGTAGCTTTGGGCTTCCCAGATATCCTCTTTTGGCCTGAAGATGCGTTTACTCACTTGTTGCAGCGACAAGCCCAAACTCAAGCCGATGTAGTTTTGGGCTTATTCCCCACCGATCAGCCTCAAAAGGCGGGCATGGTAGATTTTGACTTGGCTGGCCGAGTGCATCTGATTATGGAGAAACCGAGCCAAACCGAGTTGAAATATATGTGGGCGATCGCAGTGTGGAACCCAACTTTTACCCAGTTTTTACATGAGCATTTGATTGCCATTGAAGCAGCCCACACCTCTACTCCAGAGCTAGCGCGACCATCCCGGGAACTCGCGATCGGAGATGTGATTCAAGCGGGAATTACAGCTGGGTTGCGGGTCGAAGCTGAGATATTTGAGACGGGGGTTTACCTCGACATCGGCACCCCCGAAAATTTAGTCAAAGCAGTGCAAGATTATGCCCGCCTAGAGCCTCAGGCTGAGCCATCCACTGAGCCATCCACTGAGCCGTCCCCTGATCCGTCTTAAGGTTTCACTCAATTAAAGCCTTGGTCGGCTTCCGAAACGGATCGAACCCTGGCAGAACGCCACCGCAAAATCAGGCCCAAGGTTACTTCTTTCATGAGCCAGTACAAGCCAGTAATAATCACGAATGTAGCGAACATCACGAGGGCGGGACGCTTGGCCGCTAAGTCATCAACCACTGTGCCTGCGATTGAATCGAGACGAGTTACCAAGTCCCAACTGTTAAAGCGCAGAAATCGCCCCAGATAGATGCCAATCGCACTCAGCGCATGCAGAAGTAGCTCAGCCCAAAGTATGTAGCGATGCCGTTGCCGTTGATTGAGGTAGTGGCCCAGGTTAATCAGCGACAGGACATAAGCACCGAAGCCCGCCAGGATGAACAAGATATACTGTGGCACCAAAACCAATGTAACCACCCACTCCGAGAATCCTTCCCGAATGTCGTAAATCAGGTGGATGATGTCAGTCAGAACGTAGGGAGCATTGGGCAGGAATGCGATAAATACTACTAACCCAACCCACCAAAGCAGTGAGGCTGAACGATTTCTGCGGAAGAGCCAAACGCTCAACGCTAAAGGGATCAAGGCTAGAAATAAGTTCCAAGCCATCCAATGACTGTTACGGTGTAAAACCTTAGCAGCAAAGAGAATCCAGTTGACGAGTTCTGCTCTCATAAGCATTTACTTTAAGGGCTAATCGGCAGCGATGACTTGCACTCAGACGCGCAATCAGGTGCGATCGCTCCTTTATACTAGCCGTAGGTTTTTGCCTTCGGTTTAATTTCGGAGATTCGGGAACTAAAAGGTTAAGATCTAAAGTCAATACTTAAAGCTCCTGATCACGCTACGAAATCGGTGGATAAACTAGTAAGCAAATCCTCCCCGTGGTATTGAGGAGCGGTTGATTTTTAACTCCTAAAAAAATCCCTCAAGAATTTCCCATGCATCGGGTTGAATTCTTGAGGGATTTTCTTAGGAGACTGAAGTAACTTTTGAGCAATAGTAGTCGGAACTGAGTTAACCGA containing:
- a CDS encoding dTDP-glucose pyrophosphorylase, with amino-acid sequence MPSSDPTAPPSILSETRSSLPVIGLLPAAGQATRIAPLPLSKELYPIGFQAVASGQSLRPKVVSQYLLERLQRAGITQTYFILRPGKWDIPAYFGDGSALPMHLGYLIMGLPYGVPYTLDQAYPFVQHAIVALGFPDILFWPEDAFTHLLQRQAQTQADVVLGLFPTDQPQKAGMVDFDLAGRVHLIMEKPSQTELKYMWAIAVWNPTFTQFLHEHLIAIEAAHTSTPELARPSRELAIGDVIQAGITAGLRVEAEIFETGVYLDIGTPENLVKAVQDYARLEPQAEPSTEPSTEPSPDPS
- a CDS encoding DUF1361 domain-containing protein, with the translated sequence MRAELVNWILFAAKVLHRNSHWMAWNLFLALIPLALSVWLFRRNRSASLLWWVGLVVFIAFLPNAPYVLTDIIHLIYDIREGFSEWVVTLVLVPQYILFILAGFGAYVLSLINLGHYLNQRQRHRYILWAELLLHALSAIGIYLGRFLRFNSWDLVTRLDSIAGTVVDDLAAKRPALVMFATFVIITGLYWLMKEVTLGLILRWRSARVRSVSEADQGFN